The Rhodococcus rhodochrous DNA window GCACGCTTCGAGGCCTGCGTGGAGGTGCCGCTCGAGGCGATGGCGTCGGAGCAGTGGCTCGCGCAGTGGCGGGAGAAGGGCTGGCCGAGCAGGCCCGACAACGACGAATCGGCCACTTGACCTGCTGATTTGTGATTCGCGAATGCCGTGGCATAAGCTGTCCAAGCTCCCAACGGAACGCCAAACCCGTTGAGGGTGCGGTTCGGAGAAATCCGATCGGGCCCCCTTCGTCTAGCGGCCTAGGACGCCGCCCTTTCAAGGCGGTAGCGCGGGTTCGAATCCCGTAGGGGGTACGCTTCGACCTCGTCGAAGTGTGCAGTATCTTGGTGTGAGAAGTGAATATGTATGGCCCTGTGGCGCAGTTGGTTAGCGCGCCGCCCTGTCACGGCGGAGGTCGCGGGTTCGAGTCCCGTCAGGGTCGCTCCAGAGTTTCGATCGGCATTCGGTTCGGGTGCCGTCCGGCCAGGTAGCTCAGTTGGTACGAGCGTCCGCCTGAAAAGCGGAAGGTCGCCGGTTCGATCCCGGCCCTGGCCACCACGGTTGTCCGGCGAACAACCATCAATTTCATATCTTCGACCCACCGGTTGCGGTGGGTCGAGCTGTGGGAACTTCGGTTCCTCATGGCCCTGTGGCGCAGTTGGTTAGCGCGCCGCCCTGTCACGGCGGAGGTCGCGGGTTCGAGTCCCGTCAGGGTCGCTCCAGGCGAAGCCCCGGTATCACATCGATACCGGGGCTTCGTCGTCGTCAGCCGTTCGCAGGCGGTGTCTGCTCGCCGTCCCACTCGCATCGCCGATCCGCACCGGGTGCGGTCCGGCTCGCTATCGTGAGGACACAAAACATGTTCTAGTGTGTGCCCTACACAACTAGTGGACATCTGTCCGAGCGACCTGGCCCTCCGAGCGAACCCCGAGGTGGAATGTGCGCATAGCTCTGTTGTCGTACCGGAGCAAGCCGCATTGTGGGGGTCAGGGGGTCTACGTTCGCCATCTCAGTCGCGAACTCGTCGCCCAGGGACACACCGTCGAGGTGTTCTCCGGGCAGCCGTACCCCGAGCTCGACCCCGGCGTGACGCTCACGAAGGTGCCCAGTCTCGATCTCTATCGCGACGACGATCCGTTCCGCACCCCGAAACCGGGTGAGTACCGCGACTGGATCGACGTCCTCGAGGTCGCCACCATGTGGACCGCCGGTTTCCCCGAACCGCGCACCTTCGGTCTGCGCGCCGCACGACTGTTGCGCGACCGCCTCGGCGACTTCGACGTCGTGCACGACAACCAGTCGCTCGCGTCCGGGTTGCTGCGCATCGCCGAGGACCTTCCCCTCGTTGCGACGATCCACCATCCGATCACCCGCGACCGCGAACTCGATCTCGCCTCCGCGACCACCCTCCGCCGTAGGATCACGCTCCGGCGCTGGTACGGATTCCTGCGCATGCAGGAGAAGGTGGCCCGGCAGATTCCCACGCTGCTCACGGTGTCGGAGAACTCGGCCGACGACATCCGCACGGCCTTCGGGATCGAATCCGAACGCATCCACACGATCCCGCTCGGCGTGAACACGGAGGTGTTCGCGCCGCGGAAGGACGAGCGCGTTCCCGGCCGGATCGTCTGCGTCGCGAGCGCCGACGCCCCGCTCAAGGGTGTTCCCACCCTGCTCGAGGCGGTCGCGAAGCTGCGCACCGAACGCGAGATCGAACTGGTCCTCGTCTCGAAGCTCGCCCCGGGCGGCGCCACCGAGAAGCTCATCGACGAACTCGCGATCGGCGACGTCGTGCGCACCGTCTCCGGGATCGACGACACCGAACTCGCCGACCTGCTCGCCTCCGCCGAGGTCGCGGCGGTGCCGTCGCTGTACGAGGGATTCTCGTTGCCGGCCGTCGAGGCGATGTCGTGCGGAACACCGCTCGTCGCGAGCCGCGCCGGGGCCATCCCCGAGGTCGTCGGGGACGCCGGTCTGCTCGTGCCCCCGGGCGACGCCGAACAGCTCGCAGCGGGGCTCGCGCGCCTGTTCGACGACCCGGCCGAGCGTCGGCGTCTCGGCGCGAAGGGCCGCGACCGGGTGCTCGAACGCTACAGCTGGGCGGCCGTGGCCGCGCAGACCGCCGCGATCTACGACAAGGCGATCGCCGCGCATCGAGAGGGGAAGAACGGATGCTGACCGTCGACTTCGACCGCCTGGGCGTCGTACCGGGGATACGCGCTCTCGACATCGGGGCCGGCGCGGGGCGCCACTCCTTCGAGCTGTACCGCCGCGGCGCGGATGTCGTCGCCTTCGACCAGAACGCCGACGACATGAAGGCCGTCGCCGACATGTTCGTCGCGATGGAACTCGAAGGCGAGGTCCCCGAGGGTGCGCTGGCCCGGGCCGAGGTCGGCGACGCGCTCGCGCTGCCGTACGCCGACGCGACCTTCGATCTCGTGCTCATTTCCGAGGTGCTCGAGCACGTGCCGGAGGACGAACGGGCCATCGCCGAACTCGTCCGGGTCCTCAAGCCCGGTGGTGTCGCGGCCGTGACCGTGCCGCGCTGGCTGCCGGAGAAGATCTGCTGGGCACTGTCGGACGCCTACCACGAGGTGGAGGGCGGGCACATCCGCATCTACAAGGCCGACGAACTCGCCGCGAAACTCGCCGCCGCGGGTCTCACTGTCTCGGGCACCGACCACGCCCACGCGCTGCACGCGCCGTACTGGTGGCTCAAGTGCGCCGTCGGCGTCGACAACGACGACAATCCGCTGACGAAGGCGTACCACCGGCTGCTGGTCTGGGATCTCATGAAGGCCCCGTGGATCACCCGCACGGCCGAGAAGATCCTCGATCCCGTTATCGGGAAGAGTGTCGTGTTCTACCTTGAGAAGCCGGGAAACGCCGGTGCGGCGCGGTGAATCCGCGCGCGTGACGGTGCCGTCGGTGCCGGGTGTTCTGTCGCCGGAACAGAGCCTGGCGACGGGCCGGGCCATCGCGCGGATGCAGGAGCCCTCGGGAGCCGTCCCGTGGTTCCCCGGTGGGCACATCGACCCGTGGGATCACATCGAATCCGCGATGGCGTTGACCGCCATCGGTTTACGTGAAGAGGCGGACGCCGCCTTCGAGTGGTCGCGGCGGACACAGCGTGCCGACGGGTCGTGGCCCATCCAGTTCCGCGGCGACATCGTCGAGAACCACGACACCGACAGCAATTTCACCGCCTACATCGCCGTGGGCGTATGGCACCACCATCTCGTGACGGGCGATCGCGGGTTCGCCGAGCACATGTGGCCGACGGTGCGGGCAGCGCTCGACCTTGTGGTCGACATGCAGTTGCCGGGCGGCCAGATCTCCTGGGCGCGAGGCGACGGCGGAATGTTCGACGAAGCGCTGCTCACTGGTTGCTCGAGTATCCACCAGAGTCTGTGGTGCGGTCTGCGGATCGCCGACCTGGTCGGTGAGGCGCAACCCGAATGGGAGGTCGCGCTGATCCGTCTCGGCCACGCTCTGCGTCGGCACCCCGAGGCGTTCACACCCAAGCCCGAGTACTCGATGGACTGGTACTACCCGATCCTCGGGGGAGCGGTGCGCGGCACCGACGCGCACGAACGGATCCGCGAGCGCTGGTCGGATTTCGTCGTCGACGGGCTCGGGATCCGTTGCGTCGACCATCGTCCGTGGGTCACCGGAGCCGAGACGTGTGAACTGGTCCTGGCGCTCGACGCACTCGGCCACGCCGGGCGTGCCCGCGAATTGTTCGCGGCCATGCAGCATCTGCGCGACCCGGACGGTTCGTACTGGACCGGTCTGGTCTACGCCGACGGCAAGCGGTGGCCGGTGGAGGTCAGTTCCTGGACCAGCGCAGCGGTGATCCTCGCCGCCGATGCGCTCTCGCGCACGACGGGAGGAAACGCGATCTTCCGGGATGCGGCGGCACCCGCCGACCAGGTGGGCGCCGACCGCTGCACCGAACGTTGCCCGGTGCTCGTCCCGTAGTTCAACTGCCGGGCAGGGATCCGACCGTGCCGGCGGTGCGTTCGAGGACGCGCAGCGAGGACGTCACCGACTTCTCGACGAACTCGCCGCTCTCCAGTGCGAGACAGTAGATCTCGTACGGAGGCCGGCCGCCGTCCTTCGGGTCGGGGAAGACGTCGTGGATGATCAGGGCGCCGCCGATGCGCACCCATCTCGCCCAGCCGTCGTAGTCCGCCCGGGCCGCCTCGCTGCTGTGTCCACCGTCGATGAACACGAACGATGCGGGGGTGCGCCAGAACGACGCCACCACAGGAGAATTGCCGACCACCGCGACGACGTGCGATTCGAGGTCGCCGTCGGCGAGGGTGTGCCGCAGCGCGCCGACCGTGTCGAGGCGGCCGGTGTGCGGGTCGACCAGCGACGGATCGTGGTACTCCCAGCCGGGCTGATGCTCTTCCGAACCGCGGTGGTGGTCGACGGTGACGATGGTGCCGCCGGTCGTCTTGGCCGCAGCTCCGAGATACACGGTCGAGCGGCCGCAGTAGGTGCCGATCTCGACGCCGACGCCGTCACCGAGATACTGCACCGCAGCCTCGTGCAGTGCGGTTCCCTCGTCCTGGGGCATGAAACCCGGTGTCGCCTCGGCGAGTTCGATCGCCTCGCGGGGCAGGGTGGTGCGGGACATCGGATGGATCTCCGTTCTTCTCGCGTGATGCGGTGTATCCCGAGTCACCCTACCGACCGATCGCGGCGTCCGATGCTCTCGGACACGACGGTGAGACTGTCGAGATCGCGGATCGCGGCGCACGACCGCTCGACCATCACCGCGAACATGCGGTCGCCGCGCTCGGTCCTCGTGGCGATCCGGCCCGTTCCGATCCGCTCGACCTGCACGTGCGTACCGTGCCACCGAGCACGGCCGAGAGTCGTTCGGGAGTCAGGTCGTCCACCGACAACTACAGATCGGTCATCGTGCGCTCCGGCCGGGGTTTGCGGGTAGAGGTGCGAAACGCTCGGGGTCGCGGGTCGTCCGCCACGCGGCGGCGACCGGGGCGAGCTCGGTGGGCTTGGCGCCGTTTCGGTGGGCGCCGCGTCGATCGGTCCGGAATGAGCACGGACCTGCGCGTCGTCCCTGAAACGGTGCAGTACCTGAGGATCCCAGCTGTTCGCACGCACGAGCACGTCACCACAGCCCTGCAGGTAGGTCGCGAGCCGTCCGGTCAGCTTCCGCGAACGAAAGATCCTCGGGCGTCGACTCGTCGACGGTCGCGAGGACCGACCAGATGCGATCTGTCGACCGGGCTACGACGGGACACGCCGTGCCGCCGCCACCGGACTCGTTGTACGGGGGACTGACGGAGATCACCGCGAATCTCCCACCTCGGCGAGCCAATGCGCGGTGATCGCTGTTTCATAGGCCATGACCACGGCTGTGGTCAGTGGATGTTCGGTATCCCGCGGTCGGCACAACGATTGGGGTCTCGGTTCAAGAACCGATTCCATCCGTTCCACAGTTCGTCGATGAGCTCGAGGAGCCGTTCACGAGAAGGCGTGAACTGGGTACTGGTTGTCATGGGCGGTGATCCTAGGAATGTGAACCGTCAGGTTCTGTGGGAGGAGGTTCTGCCCTGACCGGATGTGGCAAGACGATTTGTCGGCTGATTCGATCAGTGTCAATATTGATGGGTATCGATTCAAACTGATAGTGGTGACCTCTGCTGCGCACCACTGGTACGGGAACCTCTGACGGAGGACTGGGCCGCAGACCTGGCCCGGATGTTCAAGGCGATCGGAGACCCGGTACGCCTACGGCTGCTCAGCCTGATCGCCAGCCATGAGGGCGGCGAAAGCTGTGTCTGCGACATCAGCCCGGCCTTCGACCTGTCCCAGCCGACCATCTCGCATCACCTCAAGGTGCTGCGCGAGGCCGGCCTGCTCGACTGCGAACGCCGTGGCACCTGGGTGTACTACCGGGTGATCCCCTCTGCCTTGGCCCAGCTGTCGGCCGTCCTGTCCCCGGAACGGGGAGTCGTGCCCGGCTCGGACTGCACCGTGGTCGACGATGCCGCGGAGGCGACGCGATGACCGCGACGAACACCGAGCACCAGGCGGTCGTCGGGAAGATGTCGACCCTCGACCGGTTCCTGGCCGTGTGGATCGGCGCCGCCATCGTCGTCGGCCTGTTGCTCGGCCGGATGATTCCCGGCCTGGGTGAAGCGTTGAGTTTCATCGAGATCGACGGCATCTCCCTGCCGATCGCCCTCGGTCTGCTGATCATGATGTATCCAGTGCTGGCGAAGGTGCGCTACGACCGTCTCGACACCGTCACCGGCGACCGCAAGCTGTTGATCTCGTCGCTGATCCTCAACTGGGTCCTCGGCCCGGCACTGATGTTCGCGCTCGCCTGGCTGATGCTGCCGGATCTGCCCGAATATCGCACCGGCCTGATCATTGTGGGTCTGGCTCGCTGCATCGCGATGGTGATCATATGGAACGACCTCGCGTGCGGTGACCGGGAAGCCGCGGCGGTGCTGGTGGCGATCAACTCGGTCTTCCAGGTGATCATGTTCGCCGTGCTCGGCTGGTTCTACCTGTCGGTGCTTCCCGGCTGGCTGGGTCTCGAACAGGCCGCCCTGGATGTGTCGCCGTGGCAGATCGCCAAGTCGGTGCTGATCTTCCTCGGCATTCCCCTGGTCGCAGGGTTCCTCACCCGGCACTTCGGTGAGAAAGCCAAGGGCCGCACCTGGTACGAGGACACCTTCCTGCCGAAGATCGGGCCGTGGGCACTCTACGGGTTGCTGTTCACCATCGTGATCCTGTTCGCGTTGCAGGGCGAGCAGATCACCTCCCGACCGCTGGACGTCGTGCGGATCGCGCTGCCGCTGCTGGCGTACTTCGCGATCATGTGGGGCGGCGGATACCTGTTCGGCGCCGCGATCGGCCTCGGCTACGAACGCACCACCACCCTCGCGTTCACCGCGGCCGGCAACAACTTCGAGCTGGCCATCGCGGTGGCGATCGGCACCTTCGGGGTGACCTCGGGTCAGGCTCTGGCCGGGGTGGTCGGACCGCTCATCGAGGTCCCGGTTCTTGTTGCGCTGGTCTATGTTTCGCTTGCCCTGCGCAACCGTTTCGCCCGCCGCGAGTCGCCACAGGTACCCACATCGAGAGAGGGCTGATCCGTGAGCGCACCGAGTGTGTTGTTCGTCTGTGTCCACAACGCCGGCCGCTCCCAGATGGCTGCCGGGTTCCTCACCGCCCTGGCCGGGGACCGGATCGAAGTGCGCTCCGCCGGAAGCGCCCCGGCCGAGCAGGTCAATCCGGCCGCGGTCGCGGCGATGGCCGAGGTCGGCATCGACATCTCCACCGAGAATCCGAAGATCCTCACCACCGAGGCGGTGCAGGCATCGGATGTGGTGATCACGATGGGCTGCGGGGACACCTGCCCGGTGTTCCCCGGCAAGTCCTACCGCGACTGGGTGCTCGACGACCCGGCCGGGCAGGGCCTCGAAGCGGTGCGCTCGATCCGGGACGAGATCGAGGCCAAGGTCGAAGCCCTCATCGCCGAGTTGACCGCCCCGTCTTCCCCGCGCTGACAGGAGGCTCTTCGATGACGACGAACGTCGATGTCGTGGTGGTCGGCGGTGGGCAGGCGGGTCTGGCTGCCGGCTACTACCTGCGGCGGGCCGGGCACCGCTTCGTGATCCTCGACGACCAGGAACGGCCGGGTGGGGCGTGGCCGCACATGTGGTCCTCGCTGCATCTGTTCTCCCCGGCGGAATTCGCGTCCCTGCCCGGGTGGCCGATGCCCCGCTGGCCGGACGGATTCCCGCCTGCACGGCATGTCGTCGACTATCTCACCGCCTACGAAACCCGCTACGGCCTGCCGATCGAGCGGCCGGTGCGGGTGCAGGCGGTACGCCGCGACGGCCCTGATCTGCTGGTCGACACCGACCGCGGGCAGTGGCGGGCGCGGCGGGTGATCAGCGCCACCGGTACCTGGCAGCGACCGTTTCTGCCGAGCTATCCGGGCATGAATGTGTTCACCGGGCGGCAGTTGCACACCGTCGACTACCGTAGCGCGGCCGAGTTTACCGGCTCGGACGTCGTAGTGGTCGGGGGTGGCAACTCCGCGGCTCAACTCGTCGCCGAGATCTCCACCACCGCGAGAACCATCTGGGTCACCAACCGGCCCCCGCGGTTCCTGCCGGATGGCGTCGATGGCCGGGCCTTGTTCGAGCTCGCCTCCCGCCGTGCAGTGGCCCTGGCTGCCGGACGGACCGATCCCGGCGGCATCGCCGCCCTGGGGGACATCGTGATGGTCCCGGAGGTGCTTGCCGCCCGTGAGCGTGGCGTCATGACCGCGCTGCCGATGTTCGATCGGCTCACCCGGGACGGCATCGCCTGGGGACAGCGCCACCGAACCGCCGATGTCGTGCTGTGGGCCACGGGATTTCGGCCCGCCCTCGCACATCTGCGGCCGTTGCGGTTGCGCGATCACACCGGCACGGTGCCGGTCGCCGGCACCCGCTCGCTCAAGGAATCGCGCCTGCATCTGCTCGGCTACGGCGACTGGACCGGTCCCGGTTCGGCCACCATCCTCGGCGTCGGCCGCACCGCCAAGGCCACCGTCGCCGACCTCGACCTCGACCTCGACCTCGACCTCGACACCTGATCTGCGTGAAAGGACCTCGACCGTGAGCACACCCTCGGTGCTGTTCGTCTGCGTGAAGAACGGCGGAAAGTCCCAGATGGCCGCCGGCCTGATGCGGGCCGCCGCCGGCGACACCGTTACGGTGCACTCCGCCGGTACGAAGCCCGGTGCCGGCATCAATGCCCTGGCGGCCGAAGTGCTCCTCGAGGTCGGCGTCGACATCACCGGCCAGACCCCGACACCGGTCGACCCCGACCTGGTCCGCGACGTCGATCTCGTGGTCACCCTCGGCCGCGAAGCCCACCTCGAGCCGGTGGCCGGGACACAGTTCGAGAACTGGGACACCGACGAGCCGTCCGAGCGCGGCATCGTCGGCATCGAACGGATGCGGCTGGTCCGCGACGACATCGCCGCTCGTGTCACCGACCTTGCCGACCGGCTCCGTCGCTGAAGACACCGAGGTCGGCCACCCGAATCCGGTGGCCGACCTCGAGGGAAGCCGTTCAGCAGGACGGTGCGGCCGAAGCCTGCTGCGTGTCCTCGGCCGGGGCGGCGGTGCCGCAGCACATGCCACCCACGGCGGTGGCCGGATCGTCGAGATGCTGTGGGCTCGAGCCGAAGGTTTCCGAATCGGCGAGGACGGTGTAGACCTCCCACTTCTCCCCGGCCGGGCCGGTAACCCACACTTTGTCCTGGGTGGCGAAGCAGCAGGTGGTGCCGATCTCCTCCTCGGTGAACAGCCCTTCGTCGGTGAGGCGGGCGATTTCGGCGTGGACCTTCTCGCTCGATTCGACCTCCACGCCGAGGTGGTTGATGGTGCCGCCCTTGCCGGGGTTTTCGAGCAGGACCAGCTTCAGTGGCGGTTCGGCGATCGCGAAGTTCGCGTAGCCGGGCTCGAGCTTGGCCGGTTCGGTGCCGAACAGTTTCGTGTAGAAGGCGACCGCTTCTTGCAGGTCGTCGACGTTGAGGGCGAGTTGTGCGCGGGACATGTCAGCCTCCACCTGTGTGGCATATGTCGAAATACTGGACAGGTACAGGATGCGCCACCTTTTCGACATATGTCAAGTAAGTGGATAAGCTCGAACCATGCCGAAAGCCCTGCCCATGATCGACGTCAGCACCCCGATCTGCTGCGAACCGGTCTCGGCCGCACCCATGAGCGACAACGCAGCTCTCGAACTCGCACTACGCCTGAAGGCCCTGGCGGACCCGGTCCGCATCAAGCTCATGTCGATCCTGCTCACCGCCGACGGCGGTGAAGTGTGCACCTGCGATCTCGCCACCGACATCGGCTTGGCCGAATCCACTGTCAGTCACCACCTCGGGCAGCTGCGCAAGGCCGGCATGGTCGTATCCGAACGCCGCGGGATGAACGTCTTCTACCGTGCCCGCGCCGAGTCCCTCGAAGCCCTGCGGATGGTGCTGGACCCGAACTGTTGTCGCTGATCCCGACGTGGTGTCGATTACCTGCCATATGGCCCGGAAGGACGTACATCGAGCAGAAAATCGGGGGTTGGGCGCGCAGCGGCCTTGGTTGGGTCGCTGGTCCGGTGAAGACTGTGTGCAGGACGACGGCGTCGGCCACGCGTCCCGCCAGGTCGAGCGTGCGCTCGCCGAGCGCGACCATGAGGATCGGGATGCGGTCGACGTCCTCGGCGGTGCGTCGCAGATACGGGAAGTCGCCGGCTGGGCCGTGCCGGTCGACGACTGCGTCACCGCGCCACAGCGTCCGGAGCAGATCGACGGTGTCCTCGAGCCGCGCCGACGTCACGCGAGGCAGACCCATGAGAGCGAACAGCACGTCGAAGCCGCGGCCGAGCCCGAGGGCGTAGCGGCCGCGGCTCAACCGGTGCAGTGTGGTCGCCATCGTCGCTGTGACGAGGGGATGGCGGGTGTGCGGATTGGTCGCTGCAGTGCCGATCCCGAGCGTGCGGCTCGTCGCGGCGGCCGCACCGGCCAGCGCTGCCGCGTCCTTGGTGTCGAACCGTTCCGACAGGAAGACCGAGCCGAGACCGATGCGTTCGGCGACGGCGATCTCGTCGAGCAGCGCCCTCGGGTCGTCGGCGTGCCCGGCGAGGCCGTAGAACCCGAGTTCCGGACAGTCCGGCTCCGGTACGGATCCGCCGGGGATGCTCACGAGCGGGCCGCCGCCTTCCGTCGCTGCAGCACGCTGCCCACTGCGTTGTCGAGCTTCGAGCCCAGCGGCCAGCCCACGTAGTGACACAGGAACAGGGCGATCTCGCGGAGCTGCTGCTCGTCGAGTTCCTCGTTCTTCAGCGCCGCTTCGATCTGGATCTCGGCGATGTCCGGGGCGCCCTGCGCGGTGAGTGCCCCGAGCAGCAGCAGTCGCCGATCACGAATGGTCAGCCCGGGCCGGGTCCAGATGTTCGCGAACAGGTGGTCGGCGGTGACGGCGAAGTGCTCACCGGGACCGTCCTGCATCTCCCAGCCGTAGACCTTGGACATCATCTCCAGGCCGCGGCGGCGGGTCTCGTCGGTCATGCGTGCTCCTTCCGGGAACGGGTCCGTGCGATCTCTCCCGTGCCGACTCCGAGGCCGGGGCCGAGGTCGGACAGCGCCCGGGCTCCGAGCGGCAGATCGACTCCGAGGCGATCGCCGAGATCGAGTGCCAGCGCGAGATCCTTCTCACCCAGGGCGCGCACGCGCGAGAAGATCGGGAACCAGGAGTCGTCCTCCGCGAGAGGAGATGTGGTGTCGCGCCACATGATCGAACCGGCGCCGCGGGTGATCGCGTCGGTGTGCCGGACGACCTTGCCGAGCTCGGTGATGTCGATGCCCGCGGTCTCGGCGAGTCGTTGTGCCTCCGTCGCCGCGGTGAACGCGATGAAGTGGAGCAGGTTGCGGGCGAGCTTCATCCGGGTTCCCGCCCCGACGGGACCCGCGTGCACGACCAGCGACGCGAAGGTGCCGAACGGTTCCTCGATCTTGGCGAAGCCGTCGTCGGTCGCGCCGACCATCACGGCGAGAGTGCCGTTCTTCGCACCGCCGGCGCCGCCGCTGACCGGTGCATCGACGAAGTCGACTCCCTTCTCGGCACACTTCGCGGCGAGCTCGACGGCGGTGGTGTCGGAGATCGTCGAGTGCACCGCGACGACCGTGCCGGGCCGGGCCGTCGCGAGCAGTCCGTTCGGACCGGTGACGACGTCGCGGACCTGGGCGTCGTCGAGGACGGTCACGCACACGAGGTCGCAGTCGGCGGCCAGCTCCGCCGGGCTCGACGCCGCCGCGGCGCCCTTGTCGGTGAACGGGCTCATCGCCTCGGGCACCACGTCGAGCACGGTGAGGCCTCCGGGTCGGGTGAGCAACCGCTCGGCCATCGGTGCCCCCATGTTGCCCAGCCCGATGTAACCGACCCGGCCGATCATGGAGTCGGTCACGAGCGGATCACCTGCCCGCCGTCGACGTTGAAGATCTGCCCTGTGACCCAGGCGGCCTCGTCGGAGAGCAGGAACAGGCACATGCCGACGAGATCGTCGGGAGTGCCCATGCGCTTGAGCGGCAACTGCTTCACCATGTCGGCGACCATATTCGCGGGGGTGGTGGTGCGGGTCGCCTCGGTGTCGATGGGGCCGGGGGCGATCGCATTGATGCGGATGTTCGACCCGCCGAGCTCGACGGCGAGTTGCTGTGTGAGACCGTTGATCCCGACCTTCGCGAGCCCGTAGAAACCCGAGTACAGCCAGGCCGCCGTCGACGACTGGTTGACGATCGACCCGCCGTTCTTGGTCATGTGCGGCCACACTGCGCGGGTGACGTTGAGGGCGCCGTCGAGGTTCACGCTCATGAACTTCTTGTAGTAGTCCCACGGAACCGTCAGCAGCAGATCGAGTTTCATGCCGCCGTAGATGGCGGCATTGTTGACCACGTGGTCGATGCCGCCGTAGGTCTCGACGGTCGACACGGCGAGTGCCTCGGCGGAGGCGGGGTCGGAGACATCGACCGACGTGAAGCTCGCGATGCCGCCGTCGGCGACGATCTGTTTGGCGACCTGCTCGCCGAGTTCGGCATCGATATCGGCGACCACCACGTTCGCGCCCTCGGCGGCGAGCGCACGCGCGTACGCCTCGCCGATCCCCTGGGCGGCGCCGGTGACGATCGCGGTGCGACCGGTGAAACGTGCCATCGGAAAAGTCCTTTCGGAAGTTCGGGTCAGCTCGCGGGTTCGGCGACGAGCTTGGTCTCCAGGTATTCCTCGAAACCGGCCACACCCATCTCGCGGCCGATCCCGGACTGCTTGTAGCCCCCGAACGGGGCGTCGGCGGCGTACCAGATGCCGCCGTTGACGCCGAGCGTGCCGGTCCGTACACCTGCGACGATCCGCGCGATGCGGTCCGGATCGGTGCCGT harbors:
- a CDS encoding ArsO family NAD(P)H-dependent flavin-containing monooxygenase, whose product is MTTNVDVVVVGGGQAGLAAGYYLRRAGHRFVILDDQERPGGAWPHMWSSLHLFSPAEFASLPGWPMPRWPDGFPPARHVVDYLTAYETRYGLPIERPVRVQAVRRDGPDLLVDTDRGQWRARRVISATGTWQRPFLPSYPGMNVFTGRQLHTVDYRSAAEFTGSDVVVVGGGNSAAQLVAEISTTARTIWVTNRPPRFLPDGVDGRALFELASRRAVALAAGRTDPGGIAALGDIVMVPEVLAARERGVMTALPMFDRLTRDGIAWGQRHRTADVVLWATGFRPALAHLRPLRLRDHTGTVPVAGTRSLKESRLHLLGYGDWTGPGSATILGVGRTAKATVADLDLDLDLDLDT
- the arsB gene encoding ACR3 family arsenite efflux transporter, producing the protein MTATNTEHQAVVGKMSTLDRFLAVWIGAAIVVGLLLGRMIPGLGEALSFIEIDGISLPIALGLLIMMYPVLAKVRYDRLDTVTGDRKLLISSLILNWVLGPALMFALAWLMLPDLPEYRTGLIIVGLARCIAMVIIWNDLACGDREAAAVLVAINSVFQVIMFAVLGWFYLSVLPGWLGLEQAALDVSPWQIAKSVLIFLGIPLVAGFLTRHFGEKAKGRTWYEDTFLPKIGPWALYGLLFTIVILFALQGEQITSRPLDVVRIALPLLAYFAIMWGGGYLFGAAIGLGYERTTTLAFTAAGNNFELAIAVAIGTFGVTSGQALAGVVGPLIEVPVLVALVYVSLALRNRFARRESPQVPTSREG
- a CDS encoding class I SAM-dependent methyltransferase, yielding MSRTTLPREAIELAEATPGFMPQDEGTALHEAAVQYLGDGVGVEIGTYCGRSTVYLGAAAKTTGGTIVTVDHHRGSEEHQPGWEYHDPSLVDPHTGRLDTVGALRHTLADGDLESHVVAVVGNSPVVASFWRTPASFVFIDGGHSSEAARADYDGWARWVRIGGALIIHDVFPDPKDGGRPPYEIYCLALESGEFVEKSVTSSLRVLERTAGTVGSLPGS
- a CDS encoding arsenate-mycothiol transferase ArsC → MSTPSVLFVCVKNGGKSQMAAGLMRAAAGDTVTVHSAGTKPGAGINALAAEVLLEVGVDITGQTPTPVDPDLVRDVDLVVTLGREAHLEPVAGTQFENWDTDEPSERGIVGIERMRLVRDDIAARVTDLADRLRR
- a CDS encoding class I SAM-dependent methyltransferase, translating into MLTVDFDRLGVVPGIRALDIGAGAGRHSFELYRRGADVVAFDQNADDMKAVADMFVAMELEGEVPEGALARAEVGDALALPYADATFDLVLISEVLEHVPEDERAIAELVRVLKPGGVAAVTVPRWLPEKICWALSDAYHEVEGGHIRIYKADELAAKLAAAGLTVSGTDHAHALHAPYWWLKCAVGVDNDDNPLTKAYHRLLVWDLMKAPWITRTAEKILDPVIGKSVVFYLEKPGNAGAAR
- a CDS encoding glycosyltransferase family 4 protein, with product MRIALLSYRSKPHCGGQGVYVRHLSRELVAQGHTVEVFSGQPYPELDPGVTLTKVPSLDLYRDDDPFRTPKPGEYRDWIDVLEVATMWTAGFPEPRTFGLRAARLLRDRLGDFDVVHDNQSLASGLLRIAEDLPLVATIHHPITRDRELDLASATTLRRRITLRRWYGFLRMQEKVARQIPTLLTVSENSADDIRTAFGIESERIHTIPLGVNTEVFAPRKDERVPGRIVCVASADAPLKGVPTLLEAVAKLRTEREIELVLVSKLAPGGATEKLIDELAIGDVVRTVSGIDDTELADLLASAEVAAVPSLYEGFSLPAVEAMSCGTPLVASRAGAIPEVVGDAGLLVPPGDAEQLAAGLARLFDDPAERRRLGAKGRDRVLERYSWAAVAAQTAAIYDKAIAAHREGKNGC
- a CDS encoding ArsR/SmtB family transcription factor, which produces MQTDSGDLCCAPLVREPLTEDWAADLARMFKAIGDPVRLRLLSLIASHEGGESCVCDISPAFDLSQPTISHHLKVLREAGLLDCERRGTWVYYRVIPSALAQLSAVLSPERGVVPGSDCTVVDDAAEATR
- a CDS encoding glucosidase family protein → MRRGESARVTVPSVPGVLSPEQSLATGRAIARMQEPSGAVPWFPGGHIDPWDHIESAMALTAIGLREEADAAFEWSRRTQRADGSWPIQFRGDIVENHDTDSNFTAYIAVGVWHHHLVTGDRGFAEHMWPTVRAALDLVVDMQLPGGQISWARGDGGMFDEALLTGCSSIHQSLWCGLRIADLVGEAQPEWEVALIRLGHALRRHPEAFTPKPEYSMDWYYPILGGAVRGTDAHERIRERWSDFVVDGLGIRCVDHRPWVTGAETCELVLALDALGHAGRARELFAAMQHLRDPDGSYWTGLVYADGKRWPVEVSSWTSAAVILAADALSRTTGGNAIFRDAAAPADQVGADRCTERCPVLVP
- a CDS encoding ArsI/CadI family heavy metal resistance metalloenzyme gives rise to the protein MSRAQLALNVDDLQEAVAFYTKLFGTEPAKLEPGYANFAIAEPPLKLVLLENPGKGGTINHLGVEVESSEKVHAEIARLTDEGLFTEEEIGTTCCFATQDKVWVTGPAGEKWEVYTVLADSETFGSSPQHLDDPATAVGGMCCGTAAPAEDTQQASAAPSC
- a CDS encoding arsenate reductase ArsC — protein: MSAPSVLFVCVHNAGRSQMAAGFLTALAGDRIEVRSAGSAPAEQVNPAAVAAMAEVGIDISTENPKILTTEAVQASDVVITMGCGDTCPVFPGKSYRDWVLDDPAGQGLEAVRSIRDEIEAKVEALIAELTAPSSPR